One genomic window of Thermococcus indicus includes the following:
- a CDS encoding HEPN domain-containing protein, giving the protein MHELISTPERIRILRYALERHRVGVEETARATGLSKGLVSKTLRLLVNYGIAEKSGRGFRILNVPKTRELKRFINFITLSKKLEPLKDGWVMALGIYGSFATGENTPGSDLDVWVFVERPSIARSASLKREIEKATGREVNLLVLTPERVKKLRASDPVFYYSLAYGSTVIWGRDLNGFEGCIDRNLLRRVPPSEEKGWLSIKRAEEWLEEARRNLAYGSYRTSLMASYMAMFHAARAILFRDGWREKSHYCTARYLEEFYVKSGKLEERWIELLDRMRELRHEDQYDIVYEPDAEEVEEAINIAKDFLSLMKKLLEEEA; this is encoded by the coding sequence ATGCATGAGCTGATATCAACTCCCGAGAGAATCAGGATTCTCAGGTACGCACTTGAGCGCCATAGGGTGGGTGTTGAAGAAACCGCTAGGGCAACGGGTTTGAGCAAAGGACTCGTTTCCAAAACTCTCCGTCTCCTCGTGAATTACGGCATAGCCGAGAAGTCCGGCAGAGGTTTCAGGATACTAAACGTTCCCAAGACCCGCGAGCTTAAAAGGTTCATCAACTTCATAACCCTATCCAAAAAGCTGGAACCCCTGAAAGATGGGTGGGTTATGGCCCTTGGGATATACGGGAGCTTTGCAACCGGAGAAAACACTCCCGGAAGTGACCTTGATGTTTGGGTCTTCGTTGAAAGGCCGAGCATAGCCAGATCGGCTTCCCTAAAAAGGGAGATAGAAAAAGCAACCGGCAGGGAGGTCAACCTCCTTGTCCTCACACCGGAGAGAGTCAAAAAACTTAGAGCCAGCGATCCGGTCTTCTATTACTCGCTCGCATATGGCTCGACGGTGATATGGGGGAGGGACTTGAACGGATTCGAGGGATGTATCGACCGAAACCTGCTAAGAAGGGTTCCCCCATCCGAAGAGAAAGGATGGCTGAGCATTAAACGCGCTGAAGAGTGGCTTGAAGAGGCGAGGAGGAATCTCGCTTATGGTTCATACCGGACGTCCCTTATGGCGTCATACATGGCCATGTTCCACGCCGCCAGGGCGATTCTCTTTCGCGACGGCTGGCGTGAGAAGAGCCACTACTGCACAGCCCGTTACTTAGAGGAATTCTACGTTAAAAGCGGAAAGCTGGAAGAACGCTGGATTGAACTCTTGGACAGGATGAGAGAGTTGAGGCACGAAGACCAGTATGACATAGTCTATGAGCCTGATGCAGAAGAGGTTGAAGAGGCAATCAACATTGCGAAAGACTTTCTGTCGCTTATGAAAAAACTCTTGGAGGAAGAGGCATGA
- a CDS encoding type II toxin-antitoxin system VapC family toxin, with protein MKVQVIDAAVFIQGFDVEGVTTPKVVDEVRDPESRLFLEGLISAGKVRVLSPSRESVEAVKEAARKTGELNELSEADIEILALAYELKGVLFTDDYNLQNIAKTLGIEFRTLKRGIKRVIRWNYVCIGCGKRFSEMPPGGICPDCGSPVRLIPKRKSRRKRPGRARRS; from the coding sequence ATGAAGGTTCAGGTCATCGATGCGGCAGTGTTTATTCAGGGGTTCGATGTAGAGGGCGTTACGACGCCAAAGGTCGTCGATGAGGTGAGAGACCCGGAGTCGAGGCTTTTCTTAGAGGGACTGATAAGTGCAGGGAAGGTTAGGGTTCTGTCCCCATCCCGGGAGAGCGTTGAGGCAGTGAAGGAAGCGGCCAGAAAGACGGGCGAGTTAAACGAGCTGAGTGAGGCAGATATCGAGATTCTTGCCCTGGCGTATGAGCTCAAAGGAGTCCTCTTCACCGACGACTACAACCTGCAGAACATAGCAAAAACGCTCGGGATAGAGTTCAGAACCCTCAAGCGCGGGATAAAGCGAGTCATTCGCTGGAACTACGTCTGCATCGGCTGCGGAAAGCGTTTCTCGGAGATGCCGCCGGGGGGAATCTGTCCGGACTGCGGAAGTCCGGTGAGGCTGATACCGAAGAGGAAGAGCAGGAGAAAACGCCCCGGAAGGGCTCGGCGCTCATAG